In Aptenodytes patagonicus chromosome 6, bAptPat1.pri.cur, whole genome shotgun sequence, one genomic interval encodes:
- the TRIM59 gene encoding tripartite motif-containing protein 59 isoform X1 — translation MVSSGGSQAIPDMHHFEEELTCSICYSIFEDPRVLPCSHTFCRNCLEGVIQLSSNFSIWRPLRVPLKCPNCRSIVEIPAAGTESLPINFALKAIIEKYQQEDHSDVATCSEHYRQPLNVYCLLDRKLVCGHCLTIGKHNGHPIDDLQSAYIKEKKTSGKILEQLTDKHWTDVCLLIEKLKEQKSQCESIVQDDKKVVVQYFKKLSDTLEHKKQALLTALDEINTHILEEYQPLIEKLKKIREEQLELMSLNTSIQKEESPLIFLEKVDDMHQRIKALKQKQLPDVKPVEIYPRIGHLLKDVWSKTEVGQINKILTPKIKLIPKRKLQSKGSGKDGRESQELLQAVNPLAVLLLFIIAVTVFAFHKPVSSVVVEATPAYISEFLLLIYQDFCTHLQNIVDVLCQTLNLLMGFFGGIVSL, via the coding sequence gaCATGCATCACTTTGAGGAAGAATTAACGTGTTCCATTTGCTACAGCATATTTGAAGATCCACGCGTTCTGCCCTGTTCCCATACATTCTGTAGGAATTGTCTGGAAGGTGTTATTCAGCTGTCAAGCAACTTTTCCATTTGGAGACCCCTGAGAGTTCCTCTGAAGTGTCCTAACTGTAGGAGTATTGTTGAAATTCCTGCTGCTGGTACGGAATCGTTGCCTATCAACTTTGCGTTGAAAGCTATTATTGAAAAATACCAACAGGAAGATCACTCTGATGTTGCAACCTGCAGTGAACACTATAGGCAACCGCTGAACGTTTACTGTCTTTTGGACAGAAAATTGGTGTGTGGCCATTGCCTTACAATAGGAAAACACAATGGTCATCCGATAGATGACCTTCAAAGTGCCTacataaaagaaaagaagacCTCTGGAAAAATTCTCGAGCAGCTAACTGATAAGCACTGGACTGATGTATGCTTGCTTATtgaaaagctgaaagaacagAAGTCCCAGTGTGAAAGCATTGTTCAGGACGATAAAAAAGTCGTAGTACAGTATTTTAAGAAACTTAGCGATACCTTGGAGCACAAAAAACAAGCTCTGCTGACTGCGCTGGATGAAATTAACACACACATTTTGGAAGAATATCAGCCTCTCATTGAGAAGttgaaaaaaataagggaagaacAGCTGGAATTAATGTCACTGAATACATCTATTCAAAAAGAGGAGTCCCCACTTATTTTTCTTGAGAAGGTGGACGATATGCATCAACGTataaaagctttgaaacagaAGCAACTACCGGATGTTAAACCTGTGGAGATTTATCCGAGGATTGGGCACCTGTTGAAAGATGTGTGGTCTAAAACTGAAGTCGGTCAGATCAACAAGATCCTCActccaaaaataaaactgattccGAAAAGGAAGTTACAGAGCAAAGGCAGTGGAAAGGACGGGAGAGAATCTCAAGAGCTCCTCCAGGCTGTAAATCCTTTAGCAGTCCTACTTCTTTTTATAATAGCGGTAACTGTGTTTGCATTTCACAAACCGGTATCATCAGTTGTAGTTGAAGCTACTCCCGCTTATATCTCAGAATTCTTGCTGCTTATTTATCAAGATTTCTGCACCCATTTGCAGAATATAGTGGATGTGCTGTGCCAAACACTTAATTTActgatggggttttttgggggaatTGTTTCTCTTTGA
- the TRIM59 gene encoding tripartite motif-containing protein 59 isoform X2 codes for MHHFEEELTCSICYSIFEDPRVLPCSHTFCRNCLEGVIQLSSNFSIWRPLRVPLKCPNCRSIVEIPAAGTESLPINFALKAIIEKYQQEDHSDVATCSEHYRQPLNVYCLLDRKLVCGHCLTIGKHNGHPIDDLQSAYIKEKKTSGKILEQLTDKHWTDVCLLIEKLKEQKSQCESIVQDDKKVVVQYFKKLSDTLEHKKQALLTALDEINTHILEEYQPLIEKLKKIREEQLELMSLNTSIQKEESPLIFLEKVDDMHQRIKALKQKQLPDVKPVEIYPRIGHLLKDVWSKTEVGQINKILTPKIKLIPKRKLQSKGSGKDGRESQELLQAVNPLAVLLLFIIAVTVFAFHKPVSSVVVEATPAYISEFLLLIYQDFCTHLQNIVDVLCQTLNLLMGFFGGIVSL; via the coding sequence ATGCATCACTTTGAGGAAGAATTAACGTGTTCCATTTGCTACAGCATATTTGAAGATCCACGCGTTCTGCCCTGTTCCCATACATTCTGTAGGAATTGTCTGGAAGGTGTTATTCAGCTGTCAAGCAACTTTTCCATTTGGAGACCCCTGAGAGTTCCTCTGAAGTGTCCTAACTGTAGGAGTATTGTTGAAATTCCTGCTGCTGGTACGGAATCGTTGCCTATCAACTTTGCGTTGAAAGCTATTATTGAAAAATACCAACAGGAAGATCACTCTGATGTTGCAACCTGCAGTGAACACTATAGGCAACCGCTGAACGTTTACTGTCTTTTGGACAGAAAATTGGTGTGTGGCCATTGCCTTACAATAGGAAAACACAATGGTCATCCGATAGATGACCTTCAAAGTGCCTacataaaagaaaagaagacCTCTGGAAAAATTCTCGAGCAGCTAACTGATAAGCACTGGACTGATGTATGCTTGCTTATtgaaaagctgaaagaacagAAGTCCCAGTGTGAAAGCATTGTTCAGGACGATAAAAAAGTCGTAGTACAGTATTTTAAGAAACTTAGCGATACCTTGGAGCACAAAAAACAAGCTCTGCTGACTGCGCTGGATGAAATTAACACACACATTTTGGAAGAATATCAGCCTCTCATTGAGAAGttgaaaaaaataagggaagaacAGCTGGAATTAATGTCACTGAATACATCTATTCAAAAAGAGGAGTCCCCACTTATTTTTCTTGAGAAGGTGGACGATATGCATCAACGTataaaagctttgaaacagaAGCAACTACCGGATGTTAAACCTGTGGAGATTTATCCGAGGATTGGGCACCTGTTGAAAGATGTGTGGTCTAAAACTGAAGTCGGTCAGATCAACAAGATCCTCActccaaaaataaaactgattccGAAAAGGAAGTTACAGAGCAAAGGCAGTGGAAAGGACGGGAGAGAATCTCAAGAGCTCCTCCAGGCTGTAAATCCTTTAGCAGTCCTACTTCTTTTTATAATAGCGGTAACTGTGTTTGCATTTCACAAACCGGTATCATCAGTTGTAGTTGAAGCTACTCCCGCTTATATCTCAGAATTCTTGCTGCTTATTTATCAAGATTTCTGCACCCATTTGCAGAATATAGTGGATGTGCTGTGCCAAACACTTAATTTActgatggggttttttgggggaatTGTTTCTCTTTGA